The DNA segment TTACTTTAatggatcaattttgtgattgATACTATGATTAAATGACGAGTTACAATTTTGTCCTTTGTGTATAttatataatcttatttttagtttttatttgtaaaattgagaatatgatttttaatgtaaattattattaatccacatgtaaaatattttaattgactaaaattattgagtataaatattacttattttaaaaacaaaaattaataaattgagttaaaaaaaattttccccatgaataaggataaaatctaatgaaatgtattaatcatatattaaattattagaatttttttcatttttataatttttaaatggatctttcatatatttaaatcaaatgaattgtattaatatatcttaaagtatttgaaatttatatccatgttatataatttttttaaatgagattttcatatattatatttttgggaagtaaattaaGGATATTAGTGTAATTTTTTTCTATTAGAAACTAATGATTATTTATCACACCATTTATTTGTGATAAGTCATCAAagtttaaagtttaaattagGTAACTATGGATGAGCTTTATGAGTTAATACGGGCCCTCAAAAAACAAGTAAACATGTGATTGCAtatgattattaatataatcatatacTTATCATAGCAAGTAAACGCAACCTTAATCTTTTTCTTAATTCTTCTTACAGAATTAGTATGTTGTTCTGTCCATGGGGAATGATTTTTCTTAAGCTTATCATATAAAATAGCagtattattggataaatttttaatattggcagatatataatttaaactacCTAAAAATCTCTGTAATTGTGTTTTATCAGTAATAATGTCGGAAAATTTATTACCAAATTCTATACTTCTTTGAATAGTAATAATATTTCATTTATCAATGTTATGGCCTAAGAATTtaaacctatatatatatatatatatatatatattatatttatatatattaatatatatatttttgacgGATTGGACCCGGTCAAACCAAAATCCACCCCAGACCCTCAAGTAGACCTGTTTGCCCGGATGTAAACCCGCTTCGCCGGGTCGAATTCAACGCGAGATTGGGTCCCTATTTGTTGCACGCAAAAGATCATAAAAACGACAAAAAATGATCATTCATTAGAAAACACATAAAATCGTGTTTATTCCTGCAGCGACTTGTATGGCTGCAATGCGACACATGTAATCCTAAAAACCTCACCAAAGTCATCAGTCCCAGATCTCCTCGGTTCATTACCTACTCGTGACTGTGAAATTATTTCTGCGACCGACCCAAAATGAAGCGATTTCGCTTTGATCTGTTGTTGTTCATGCTTCTTGGATTCTGCATGCTTTTCTCAGCGGCCGTCTCCAGCCTTGTAATCTCCCAGCTCGATCGCAAGGTAAAAGTTTGATTctgaattttcttttttttggggatttttgttgggttATTAGATTTGGATACATTTGGGTTCATTTGCGTTGCTTGATGCCTTATTatctttaattttattttccttCTTGAATCTCGTGTATTTatgtgaaaattttcattttgaatCCTGTATAAGAACAAGCCTTAGAATATGAGCATTTCGTCTGTGGCCTGGGTGGTGAATTGTGGGTTTTGTTTAAAACTGATAATTCTATGTTGATTTTTTCCTGGGGTCATTTGGAATTTTTGCGTTATGCTATGCGGTAATGTGGTTTTTGAATTTTGTCCATTCTGTCTGTCTAAATCTGAGTGATCTTCTGGTGCAGATTGATTTAACATCACAGATTGTGCGGAGCACTACATCGCTGAAGGTTGTTTTTTTCGCTTCAAGTTTTTGTGTCGTGAGATAGGTTGTTGTTTTAGTGATCAATCAAAGATGCAGTTAGTTCATTTAAGGGGCtatcaatatttattttgtttggtTTGCTGTTGTTTGCCAGGTAGAAAATAAGGGCGATGACTCAGTGTCGGAGGTTTTATTGTCTTTCACTGAAAAGCAAGCAAAAAGCTTGGCATTTTTGACGGCGTCAATTGGTGAAGGGAAAGGAAAAGCAAAAGGTTCTTTTGATAGCGTTCCTCTTAAACCTGTAAATCCTGAGGGAGTGAATCCAGAGTTGACTTGGTACTCTGTCTCATTACCCAAGGAACTGCTGAAGGGAGGAAGCTTGACTTTGGAGGTCAAAGCTGTATATACTCATATAGTGAAACCATTTCCTGAAAAAATTACACAGGCTGATTTTCAGCTTGTTTCCTTTGAGGAGAGTGCAAGTTTCTTCTCCCCTTATGCGGTTAATGTTCAGTTACTTACTGTTAAATTACCAGAACCAAAAGTTGAATCATATACTAAGTTGGATAATTCCAAGTTTTCTGGTTCAGAAATAAAATATGGTCCTTATGAGAACATTGCTCCTTTCTCAAACATACCAATAACGGTTCACTATGTTAACAACCACCCATTTTCTGTTGCTCGAGAGTTGGTACGTGAGATAGAGATTTCCCATTGGGGAAATGTGCAAGTCACTGAAAGCTATAACCTTGTACATGCTGGTGCTGTGATCACTGGGGAGTTTTCAAGGTAGAACTGTCTCACTTTTCGTAGCAATCCCATTTCTTCTATTTTAATGGACTCCCAAGTTTTTATTCTAtcgttattttttataattgcaGACTCGACTATCAGGCCCAACAACCCCATGTAAGAGGGGCATCATCGTTCCGAAATCTTGTTGCCAAGTTACCGCCAAGAGCTCATTCCATTTATTATAGGGATGAGATAGGAAATATTTCCACATCTAATGTATGGAGTGATTCAGCAAAGGTGCTTCTCGAATCTCTTGGTATAAGCTTTTCCATATTGTTTCTTTCTATGGTTAGCCATTTTTTCCCAATTGCAGACACTATTGGAAATTGAACCTAGGTATCCGATGTTTGGTGGTTGGAGATCTTCTTTCACTATTGGATATGGCTTGCCGCTTCAAGATTTCTTGTTTCTTTCCGAGGGAAAACGTGTCCTTGACATTTCCTTTGGTTGCCCTATGAATGAAGTGGTTATTGAAAATCTTACTGTAAAGGTTAAGTTTCTATTGATACTCTCAATTTGTGTCAAATATGCTGGATAAGGCTTAGCTACCTAGGCTTCATATTGTCTCGGAAATGAAGAAAACCAAATTTTTTCACCGATTAGAGTGTCATGCTGTTTATCCTGTTTCGGTTGTCCTGATTTTGGCAGAGTGCACTTTCATTTGTTTGTGCTTGTCCAAATTTATTTGGATGAAGAGCGATGGTGGATTAGGTGTAAATGTTGTGATTAGCTTGAATGCTTGATGCACTGTATTTCAACTTAACTACTATCATCTCCTCTTTTAGAGGTGTTTACGGACAGTTTTTGTTACTTAAAGTTTTTCCCCCTGGTAGAAGGCCCATAACTATATCTCCATTCTTTAATTTCAGATTGTTTTGCCAGAGGGGTCAAATGATATTTCTGTGTCCGTTCCGTTTCCTATCAAACAACAGTCTCAAGAGGTGACAGAACTGTGGTTAAGTTCTCATATTGTCCCTCTAAGTGGGTAATTATGTCTCTGAtgctatttattattttgtgag comes from the Henckelia pumila isolate YLH828 chromosome 1, ASM3356847v2, whole genome shotgun sequence genome and includes:
- the LOC140889404 gene encoding dolichyl-diphosphooligosaccharide--protein glycosyltransferase subunit 1A encodes the protein MKRFRFDLLLFMLLGFCMLFSAAVSSLVISQLDRKIDLTSQIVRSTTSLKVENKGDDSVSEVLLSFTEKQAKSLAFLTASIGEGKGKAKGSFDSVPLKPVNPEGVNPELTWYSVSLPKELLKGGSLTLEVKAVYTHIVKPFPEKITQADFQLVSFEESASFFSPYAVNVQLLTVKLPEPKVESYTKLDNSKFSGSEIKYGPYENIAPFSNIPITVHYVNNHPFSVARELVREIEISHWGNVQVTESYNLVHAGAVITGEFSRLDYQAQQPHVRGASSFRNLVAKLPPRAHSIYYRDEIGNISTSNVWSDSAKTLLEIEPRYPMFGGWRSSFTIGYGLPLQDFLFLSEGKRVLDISFGCPMNEVVIENLTVKIVLPEGSNDISVSVPFPIKQQSQETKFSHLDMVGRPVVVLEKKNAVPEHNQYFQVSYQFSNLSLLREPMMLVFGFFLFFVACIVYARADLTISKSSASYLSKLQWDEVQTAIQQFQNVMNRCLIIHDKLEASLRDLSRTGDVQTCKAARKAADGTLKELSKELKPLLLFLQSSSQAAQILPKVDELVSKEKELQEKLMLKHSTVTDSYEKKSGGREIENRVASIQQKISVLRQEVDDLLEVIDI